In the bacterium genome, AGGCCGAGGCGGGCGCGCTGGCGCGCCTCGGCCTCGTCCAGATCGTGGAGCCGGAGTTCGAGGCCGCGCTGGAGATCGCCCGCCAGTCGCTCGTGCACCTCGCGGTGGAGCCCGCGCGCATCCAGCGCTTCCTCGACGCGATGCACCGCCCGCACGTGGCCGCGCGGGGCGACGCGCCGCTCCGCTAGCGACTGCCGCGCGCTCGGCCTCCGGACTGCAGGCCGCGCAGCTGACCGCAGCCGCCGCCGACGTCCACCCCCTGGCTCCAGCGCACGGTCACGCCCGGGACGCCGGGCACCAGCCGGCCGACGAAGCGCTCGACCTGCTCTGGGGTCGGCCGCGCGAGCTCGGCTTGGCGGGCGCCGGGCAGGGCGACGCGCACCCGCGTCGCGCCGGGGTTGTAGGGGATGATGTTCAGCTTGAAGGGCCGCCGCCGGGTGAGAGCGCGCAGATTGGCGGCGTCCTCGTCGCGATCGTTGACGCCGGCGATGAGGACGTACTCGAGGGTCACGCGGCGTTCGGTGCGGCGCGCGTAGTCCGCGCAGGCTGCGAGCAGGTCGGCGATGCGGTGCTTGTGGAGGGCGGGCATCAGGGCCGCCCGCGTGGCGTCGTCGGCGGCGTTCAGCGAGAGAGCGAGGCCCACCTTGACCGGCGCCGCGGCGAGCTCCGCGATACGGCCGGGCAGTCCCGCCGTGCTCACCGTGATCCGCCGCCCGCCGTAGCCGAGCGTCTCCCCGAGCAGGCGCAGCGCGCCGACCAGCGGACCGAAGTTCAGGAGCGGCTCGCCCATGCCCATGAAGACCAGGTTCGGACGCGCGCTGTCCGGCGGCAGCGCCTGCTGGAGGAAGAGCACTTGGTCGAGGATCTCGTCCTGCTCGAGGTTGCGGCGGAAGCCCATGCGCCCGGTCTCGCAGAAGACGCAGTCCAGGGGACATCCGACCTGGCTCGAGATGCAGAAGGTGGGGTGCCGCTCGCCCTGCATGTGCACGGCCTCGATGGTCTCGCCGTCGGCCAGGCGCAGGAGGTGCTTGACCGAGCCGTCCTGAGCGCTCGGTGTGGCGAGCACGGGCGCTAGCGAGACGAGTGAAGCCTCCGCCGCCAGCGCTTCGCGCAGCCCGCGCGGCAGGTCGCTCATCGCGTCCCAGGCGAAGGCGCCGCGGGCGAAGATCCACTGCTTGACGGCCCGTCGCCGCCAGGCGGGCTCGACCCGCGCGGCGAGCCAGTCTTCCAGAGCCTCGGGGGCGAGGCGCTTCAGGGGGATCCGGCCAGCAGGGGGAGACGCGTTCATGCGCGGCAAGTTAGCACGCCAGCTCCCGCTGGACCAGCCGGTGAGCGCGGTGGATCCGCTGGCATCTCCGGCGCGCGTCGATTATGCTCGCTCGGACAGGACTGGAGGCAACGATGAGCGTACGCCTGCTCGTGGTGGACGACGAGGCCGGGGTCCGCGAATCCCTGGGCAAGATCCTGCGCTACGAGGGCTTCACCGTGGAGATGGCCGCCGACGGCCCGACCGCGCTCGCGCTCGCCGAGCGGCAGGCCTTCGATCTCGTGTTCCTCGACATCAAGATGCCGGGCATGGACGGTCTCGAGGTGCTCACCCGCCTGGGCGAGGGCGGCCTGGCGATGCCGGTCGTCATCATCTCCGGGCACGGCACCGTGGAGACGGCCGTCCAGGCCACGAAGCTGGGGGCATTCGACTTCCTCGAGAAGCCGCTGGACGCCGACCGCGTCCTGGTCACCCTGCGCAACGCGCTGGCCTGGCTCGAGCAGCAACGCCAGATCGAGTCGCTGCGCCAGCGCCTGGGCGAGGGCGAGCAGATCGTGGGGGAGAGCGCGGCCGTGCGCGCCCTGCTCAAGGGAATCGAGCGGGTGGCGCCGACGGACGCCCGCGTGCTGATCACCGGCGAGAACGGTTCGGGCAAGGAGCTGGTCGCCCGGCGCATCCACCGCCTGAGCGCGCGCGCCGGAGGCCCCTTCGTCGACGTCAACTGCGCTGCCATTCCCAACGAGCTGATCGAGAGCGAGCTCTTCGGGCACGAGAAGGGCAGCTTCACCGGGGCGCACCAGCAGCGGCGCGGTCGCTTCGAGCAGGCCGACGGCGGCACGCTCTTCCTCGACGAGATCGGCGACATGTCCTTGACCGCGCAGGCCAAGGTCCTGCGCGTCCTGCAGGAGGGGAAGTTCGAGCGCGTCGGCGGCACCGTGACCCTGCAGGTCAACGTGCGGGTCATCGCCGCCACGAACAAGGACCTGCTGGCCGAGGCGGCCGAGAATCGCTTCCGGGAGGACCTCTTCTACCGCCTCAACGTCGTGCCGCTGCAGGTGCCGCCCCTGCGCGAACGGCCGGAGGACATCCCCTTGCTCGCCAAGCATTTCACCGAGCTCTACCTGCGCGAGCAGGGGATGCGGCCCAAGCTCTTCGCCCCCGCGGCGCTGGACCGCCTGCGCGCCTACCGCTGGCCCGGCAACATCCGCGAGCTGCGCAATCTCGTCGAGCGCCTGCTCATCATGGCGCCGGGCGAGCGGATCGAGGCGGAGGATGTCCCGCCGGCCGCCGGCGGCGGCGCCGAGGCGGAGGACTCGCTCTTCGCCGCCCCCAGCTTCCAGCTCTTCAAGGAGCGCAGCGAGGCGGCCTACCTCGCCCGGAAACTCCGGGAGTATGGGGGTAACGTGAGCCGCACGGCCCGCGCCCTGGAGATGCAGCGCAGCAATCTCTACAAGAAGATTGAAAAATATGGACTTACGACCGGCCGACCGGAAGCCGAGGAAGGCCCTGAGGAGGACGACTAGGCACCGCTGGCGACCGCCCCCCGCGCTATTCTTTTGCAGCACTGCGATTTGACTCACCTGCCCTGGCCGCCTATCATTCCCCATGCCGCCCTGGAATCGCGAGGCGGCGGGTTCTTACCCTTGCCAGGAGCATTCGACGATGAGAAGGGGCGCAATCACCTGTCTTTTCATCCTGGCCCTGCTGATTGCCAGCAGTCTCAGCCTGGGCAATGCACCTGATTCAGCCCTGAGCACCGGCGAGACGGCGGCGCTCGCCGAGACGCCACCCGCAGGCGAAGTCCCGACGGGCCTCGCTGCCGGCGGGGGGGGCGGCAACGGCGGCAACGGCGGCGACGGCGGTCCCGGCAATAGCCTCTCTGGCGACGACGACGACTACTGGGACGGCGTCAACAACGATGAGGAGCCGCCGCGCTCGCAGCACGATCTGAATCTGATCCTGCTGATTCTGGAGGCGTGGATGCGCACGGAGTACTGGCTGTTGCCGTAACCGTCGCGGCTCACGCCGCGCCCTCTGAGTACGTCCACCCCACAAAGGACGAACCGATGAGAGAGCCAGATCGCAGCGGTCCCCAGGAGTTCCAGCAGCAGGCGGGACGCGCCCCCCTGCCCTCGCTGGTCAGCTCCAGCGACACCGAGGCCATGGGGGATTTCCACTTCTCCTCGGAGAACTACACCCTCGCGCTCGAGTATTTCGAGCAGGCCTACCAGAACCTCCAGAACGAGGGCCCGAGGGCCGAACTCTGGCGACTGGCCTTCAAGCTCGGCGAGAGCTATCACCGCAAGGGCCTCGACAACGAGGCCCGTGAGTGGTTCTACCTCGCGCAGGCCAGGCTCAAGGGCCGCGAAACGAGCCTGGAGTTCGGCCTCGTCCTCGATCGCATCGGGATGGTCCACCTGTACACGAGCAGCCCCGAGGAAGCCCTCCAGTTCTGCTTCCAGGCCTACGAGTTGCTCAAGAACTCCTCGCTCCACAGCGAGGTGGCGGAGAACCTGAACCGCATCGCGATCATCTACTCCCGCCTCGGCTATCCCCGCGAAGCCGAGGAGTTCTTCACCGATGCCCTCGTCACCTACCGCCGGATCGACGACCACCGCGGGGTCATCGGCGCCACGATGAACCTGGGCCTGCTCAAGAAGAACGCTTGCGATTTCGAAGGCGCGCTGGTGCTCTTCAACAAGAGCATGGCGCTGGCCAAGCAGCACTCTTTGCACGGCGTTCGCATCAGCCTGCTGCTCAACATCGGCATCGTCTACTTCAAGCAGGGGCGGCACCGCGACGCCTCCGAGATGTGCATCCGCGCCCGGCGCCTGGCGCGCGAGGCGGGCGACGAGGGCAAGGCGGCGCGCGCCACCAGTTCCCTCGGCCGGGTGCAGATCCAACTGGGCAACTTCCGGCGCGCGGAGCAGCTCCTGCTCGAGAGCCGCGTGCTCGCCGAGAAGAACCGGCAGCAGCGCAGCCTGGCGCTCGCCGATGAGTTCCTCGGCGAGCTGGCCGAGGCGAAAGGCGATCTCGAGGCCGCCCTCGCCAACTACGAGCTGGCGCTCGGGCTCGCGCGCCAGATCGCGCCCAAGGGCGACGTCGTCGTCGAGCTGCTGCAGCGAATCGCACGCGTGCAACTCAAGCAGGGGCTGCCCTTGGAGGCGCTGCGCAGCGCCGAACGTGGCCTCAAGCTCACCGAGAGCAACGGCGAGCTGTTCGAGGTGCCGCACCTCTATCGAACCCAGGCCCGCGCCTGGCTGCGCCTCGAAAGCAGCGAGAAAGCGGAAGCCGCGTTCCGCAATGCACTGCAGGCTTTCCAGCATACCCGAGAGCAGGGCGAGGAGGACCGGACCAAGCTCGAGTACTGCGGACTGCTCTTTGCGCGCCGTGCGCTCGAGGACGCGCTGCGCGCCCGCAAGCTGCTCGAAGATCTGCTCCAGCACCGCTGTGACGAGACCTGCGATCGCTTCTGCTTCGAGGCGAGCCTGTTGCTCGCGTGTGTCGAGAGCTGGCTCGGCGACCTCGATCGCGCGCTGCTCGCGGTCTTCGACGCCGAGGGTTATC is a window encoding:
- a CDS encoding 23S rRNA (adenine(2503)-C(2))-methyltransferase RlmN, translating into MNASPPAGRIPLKRLAPEALEDWLAARVEPAWRRRAVKQWIFARGAFAWDAMSDLPRGLREALAAEASLVSLAPVLATPSAQDGSVKHLLRLADGETIEAVHMQGERHPTFCISSQVGCPLDCVFCETGRMGFRRNLEQDEILDQVLFLQQALPPDSARPNLVFMGMGEPLLNFGPLVGALRLLGETLGYGGRRITVSTAGLPGRIAELAAAPVKVGLALSLNAADDATRAALMPALHKHRIADLLAACADYARRTERRVTLEYVLIAGVNDRDEDAANLRALTRRRPFKLNIIPYNPGATRVRVALPGARQAELARPTPEQVERFVGRLVPGVPGVTVRWSQGVDVGGGCGQLRGLQSGGRARGSR
- a CDS encoding sigma-54-dependent Fis family transcriptional regulator, translating into MSVRLLVVDDEAGVRESLGKILRYEGFTVEMAADGPTALALAERQAFDLVFLDIKMPGMDGLEVLTRLGEGGLAMPVVIISGHGTVETAVQATKLGAFDFLEKPLDADRVLVTLRNALAWLEQQRQIESLRQRLGEGEQIVGESAAVRALLKGIERVAPTDARVLITGENGSGKELVARRIHRLSARAGGPFVDVNCAAIPNELIESELFGHEKGSFTGAHQQRRGRFEQADGGTLFLDEIGDMSLTAQAKVLRVLQEGKFERVGGTVTLQVNVRVIAATNKDLLAEAAENRFREDLFYRLNVVPLQVPPLRERPEDIPLLAKHFTELYLREQGMRPKLFAPAALDRLRAYRWPGNIRELRNLVERLLIMAPGERIEAEDVPPAAGGGAEAEDSLFAAPSFQLFKERSEAAYLARKLREYGGNVSRTARALEMQRSNLYKKIEKYGLTTGRPEAEEGPEEDD